One Solea senegalensis isolate Sse05_10M linkage group LG3, IFAPA_SoseM_1, whole genome shotgun sequence genomic window carries:
- the tbk1 gene encoding serine/threonine-protein kinase TBK1, protein MQSTTNYLWLISDLLGQGATANVYRGRHKKTGDLYAVKVFNNLSFLRPLDVQMREFEVLKKLNHKNIVKLFAVEEESNTRHKVLVMEYCPCGSLYTVLEESTNAYGLPEDEFLIVLHDVVAGMNHLREYGIVHRDIKPGNIMRVIGEDGRSVYKLTDFGAARELEDDEQFVSLYGTEEYLHPDMYERAVLRKDHQKKYGATVDLWSIGVTFYHAATGSLPFRPFEGPRRNKEVMYKIITEKPSGTISGHQKCENGKIEWSTEMPVSCSLSKGLQSLLTPVLANILEADQEKCWGFDQFFAETNDILHRTVVYVFSLQQATLHHVYIHEYNTAALFQELLSRRTSIPLHNQELLYEGRRLVLDPNRQAKTFPKTSRDNPIMLISRESVATVGLIFEDPSPPKVQPRYDLDLDASYAKTFAGDVGHLWKTSESLLVYQELVRKGVRGLIELMKEDYSEIQHKKTEVFHLCNYCTQILEKTEPLFEVLMQANMLTSEYDEISDTHKKVVRISSSLDPVEQTTQDIKSKFLPGGLLTDVWTQQVGTHPKDRNVEKIKVLLDAITAIYQQFKKDKAERRLPYNEEQIHKFDKQKLVLHASKARSLFTEECAMKYRLFISKSEEWMRKVHHVRKQLVGLTGQLISVEKEVTMVMERGIKLQEQLPQKVLPLVSSGMKPQAYLSQNTLVEMTLGMKKLKEEMEGVVKELAENNHFLERFGTLTLDGGLRG, encoded by the exons ATGCAGAGCACCACGAACTACCTGTGGCTCATCTCAGACCTGCTCGGTCAGGGAGCCACCGCTAACGTTTACCGCGGACGACACAAG AAAACCGGGGACCTTTACGCCGTCAAAGTCTTCAACAACCTGAGCTTCCTGCGTCCACTCGATGTCCAAATGAGAGAGTTTGAGGTTCTGAAGAAGCTGAACCATAAAAACATTGTGAAACTCTTCGCTGTGGAGGAAGAG TCCAACACCCGTCACAAGGTCCTGGTGATGGAGTACTGTCCCTGCGGGAGTCTCTACACCGTCTTAGAAGAGTCGACCAATGCCTACGGACTCCCAGAGGACGAGTTCCTCATCGTCCTGCACGACGTAG TTGCAGGTATGAACCACCTGAGGGAGTATGGCATCGTCCACCGGGACATAAAACCGGGGAACATCATGAGGGTCATCGGTGAGGACGGACGCTCCGTCTACAAACTGACCGACTTCGGTGCTGCCAGAGAGCTGGAGGACGATGAgcagtttgtgtctctgtacGGGACAGAAGAGTACCTG CACCCCGACATGTACGAGCGCGCCGTGCTGAGGAAAGACCACCAGAAGAAGTACGGCGCCACAGTCGACCTGTGGAGCATCGGCGTCACGTTCTACCACGCCGCCACCGGCAGCCTCCCCTTCAGACCGTTTGAGGGACCGCGCCGGAACAAGGAAGTCAT gtaCAAAATTATCACAGAAAAACCGTCGGGGACAATCTCCGGTCATCAGAAATGTGAGAACGGTAAAATCGAGTGGAGCACGGAAATGCCGGTGTCCTGCAGTCTGTCCAA ggGCCTCCAGAGCCTCCTGACCCCCGTCCTCGCCAACATCCTGGAGGCGGATCAGGAGAAGTGCTGGGGCTTCGACCAGTTCTTCGCCGAGACGAACGACATCCTTCACCGTACGGTGGTTTACGTGTTCAGCCTGCAGCAGGCGACGCTGCACCACGTCTACATCCACGAGTACAACAC GGCGGCGCTGTTCCAGGAGCTGTTGTCCCGCAGGACGAGTATCCCGCTACACAACCAGGAGCTGCTCTACGAGGGACGCCGCCTCGTCCTCGACCCCAACCGCCAGGCCAAGACCTTCCCCAAGACGTCCAGAGACAATCCCATCATGCTCATCAGCCGCGAGTCCGTCGCCACGGTCGGACTCATCTTTGAAGATC CGAGTCCACCTAAAGTCCAGCCTCGCTACGACCTGGACTTAGACGCCAGCTACGCAAAG ACTTTCGCCGGCGACGTCGGACACCTGTGGAAAACGTCGGAGTCTCTGCTGGTTTACCAGGAGCTCGTGAGGAAAGGAGTCCGAGGTTTAAT TGAGCTGATGAAGGAGGACTACAGCGAGATCCAGCACAAGAAGACCGAGGTTTTCCATCTGTGTAACTACTGTACTCAGATCCTGGAGAAGACCGAGCCGCT GTTCGAGGTGCTGATGCAGGCTAACATGCTGACCAGTGAGTACGATGAGATCTCAGACACGCACAAGAAAGTGGTCAGA atctCCAGTTCTCTGGATCCCGTCGAACAAACGACACAAGACATAAAAAGCAAGTTTCTGCCCGGAGGTCTGCTGACGGACGTCTGGACGCAGCAAGTGGGGACGCACCCTAAAGACAGGaa TGTGGAGAAAATCAAAGTGCTGCTGGACGCCATCACGGCCATTTATCAGCAGTTCAAGAAGGACAAGGCAGAGAGAC GTTTGCCGTACAACGAGGAGCAGATCCATAAGTTTGATAA acaGAAGTTGGTCCTTCACGCAAGCAAAGCTCGCTCTCTGTTCACGGAAGAATGCGCCATGAAGTATCGTCTGTTTATTTCCAAGAGTGAAGAGTGGATGAG gaAAGTTCATCACGTGAGGAAGCAGCTGGTCGGACTGACCGGTCAGCTGATCAGCGTCGAGAAGGAGGTCACCATGGTGATGGAGCGAGGCATCAAG CTCCAGGAGCAGCTGCCTCAGAAAGTGCTCCCTCTAGTGTCCAGTGGGATGAAGCCTCAGGCGTACCTGAGTCAGAACACACTGGTGGAGATGACGCTGGG GATGAAGAAGCtgaaggaggagatggagggcGTGGTCAAAGAGCTCGCCGAGAACAACCACTTCTTAGAGAG ATTCGGGACGCTGACGTTGGACGGAGGCCTGCGAGGCTGA